Within Desmodus rotundus isolate HL8 chromosome 6, HLdesRot8A.1, whole genome shotgun sequence, the genomic segment CAGCATAAGAAAGACCCTCTGCATATCAGAGCCTGGTCTTATTAGCATTGAATGTTCTGGAGAAGACGAATGGCTCTTCCTGCCACTGCTAATTGTACTGGTGACAGACATGGGCTGTGGAGGCAGAATGCCTGGACTCAAAGGCCTTCACTACCATATCTCAGCTGTGTGACCGTGAGTAAGGTTAGTAACAGGTTTGCTGGTCTCCTTTGGTTTCCTGATCTTGAGACAACAAGGCCGCTCCTCTGATGAGGTTGTGAAGAGGTTTCAGGAAGGTGAGAGTGCTCAGTTAAGTGCCTGGGTGGAGCTGGGTCAGTGAGAGCTATCTGTGCCGTGTGTGTTAGGGCAGGGAGTCCTCTTCCCAGTGTGGATTCCTGCCCCTCTGCTGTCTTCCTGTGTGCCCTGGGCCTATATGTTTACCTGTTCTTCCCCACATTCCACATGTTGACTCTCACTGACAGGGACCACTGTTAGTTGTCCCTCTGTGCCCAGCATGGCATCTGGTATGGAGAAGTGTTTATTAACTACCTGTTAGGTGGGCGAATGAACGTGTGCATACACGCGTGTTAGCTTCCTGAGTGTTATTAAacgtctctgcctctcccagctgcCTAGGACAGTGTGTGTGACAGTGGGCTGATTCTCCCGAGAGAGTGCAGATACCTGGAAGGTGCACTTCTGGAAATACCAGTGTTTACAGTACGAGATGCTCTCTGTGGTTTCTCTGtgtgttggccatctgtataaaTGTGCATATTTCCTAAGGAAATGTGTATTTCTGGCTTTTCTAACACTCTTTCAAAGTGGAGCTTTTATGGGGTCATTGTCCTGCTTTGGTCCTGTGGGCTGAGGAGGGGGACCACTGTGCCTGGTGCCTAATTTGCCCCACCCTCAGACATCCTGCCTTACTCTGTGCTGTCTCTGCCTGGCCCTCGAGCAGTGGATATTAAGGGCCTGGTCCAGGCCAACCCAGTTGACTGAGTGGGAGACAGTCTCACCCTTTTCCACCAATGAAGACAGTAGTCGAGGCTTGGACAAGGATCCCGTCATCTGTCATCGCTGACATCATGTCCTCCACCGTTGCTTTTTGAACCTCTAATCTGCAAAGTGATAGCATCCAGGGTCAGTTCTGGCTCAAGGGTTCAGCCTGAGCTGCAGGAGAAAAGCCTTTGAAGCAGTCAGTTAACAACCTACCAATCCATCCATCCCCTGGATTCCTCAGTCCTGTTACCCACCCAGTTCTTGAAACTCAAGAAATCTTACTGATACTCATATTACCCCACAAAGCGCAGAGTTTAGCACAGAGCTGGGATATTGCTTTGTGAAAACATGGTAGTCTCTGCCCATGGGGTCCATTATGGGAGGATGAACTTGAGACTCCCTGAACTTAAGCTTTCTTGTGTGCCATACCTTAGGGTCAAGGAAGCACTTACCCCAGCAGGAGATCCCTGAGGTTAATATTTCCGAGCAGGCCTGAGAGCGCATCACTGATGCCACCTGGCACCACACTCTTCAGTATGCCCTCGGTGGACCCCGAGAGCTCGCCAACTGTGTTGAGCACACCACTCAGGGGTTCACTGACTTGGTTGAGCACACCACTCAGGGGGAgattagagagaagagaagagtcAGCTTTTCTTGCAGGATCCCTCTTTGCAAGGTTGGGTAGTAGGCTTCCCAAGACCCCTTGGGCCAAGGGTATCAGGTTACTGACAGCATCAGTGGCTTTTGAGAGCGATGGCAATGGAAGATTTGAGGACTTGCTGCTGCTCCCCCTGTCTGGGGAACCACTCTGGCCACCACCACCGAGGATATTGAGGGGGGCAGTGAGGTCTAACAGAGACAGCAAGTCCAAGTTGGACACTGTTTCTAACACTGTCCCCAGCAAACCGGCCAGATCCACCTCCGCACACTTGAGCATCTCCTCAatctgtgggggcagggtgctGTTCAGATCTGAAAATGGTAAAGAGACATGTTCTTACCATTAGCTGCCCAGCTGGTTCAGCCAGAGGAGCCTTCCCAGCTGGAGAGCCAGCACTGAAGAGTTGTGGGGCCCATAGCCACCGTACATCCTGCCTTCTGGACACACCaatccctgctctgcccaccctgaGGATGGCCTGGCCACATAGAAATGTGCTAGTCCCTGTTAAGAGTTAACATTTGTTATCACATTCCTGAGGCTAGCCTGGTGTATGTTACTCTGAAGTGACTTGGGCATGGAATGAAAGGACCTTGTTTAGCTTTTGAGCCCAGTAACCCAGAATATAACATAGACTAAGCTCTGCCCCTTGAAGGCCGAGTGTCCTGAGGCAGGGTCTTCTCTTTCCTGAGCCCCAGTCTCTGCAGCTGTCCATGCGTGCATGATGGGACCTACAGTGTGGGTCACTGGGTGCTGGATGAAATGAGTGATTGTCCTTTTAAGTGCTGAGTAAGGCAGGAGGTAGGTGAGGGAAGTGTTGGTGGAGCTGACAGTTCTGGAGCTTCCTGGTGTCCATCCTGGTGAGTCTGTGCAAGTCCCTTCCCTTCTGTAGGCCTCATTTTGCCCTTGTGTGTCCTTGGGAGGTCCTGCCTGTTGACATGCTGCCTCTACTGGACCTCCTGCATCAGCTCTTGTCCTTCTGAAGTTGTTCTCATGAGGATGGGGCAGGTGCCAGCCATGGGTTTGcctccacactggagagaagcatGTCAGGGAGAACTGGAATTTCAGAAgatggggcaggggttgggggttcTATGCTGTCATGCTGCTCAGAAGAGCTGTCCCAGCTGGAGGGTGGACAGTCTTGATTGTCCAGCAAGAAAGTGAATTGGGCTGAGGGACAAGATTCTTGGCCCAATGGAGTAGCAGGAGGAAGAAGTCTGCTGGTAAAGCTGTCAAGCTGCTGGGCCACAGCTTTTGGAGCTTGCCCGCTGCTTCCTGTGGCCTGGGCTCCTCATTCTGGAGGACCCTTGCCTGTTAGGGCGATGTGGACGCGCCTCCATCCCTGGTATGTCTTAGAGAATGTCTTGTACATGTGAACCTGCAGACCTGCACGGGAGTGTTTAGGTCAGCATTGCTTAGCGCAGCACACAATACACAAAAGCAAAGTTGATGTATAAATCATGGAGGATTCACGAGGTAGAATAATGCGGTGCAATGGGCAAACATTTCTAATGGAGAAATCACACCACAAACATGAGTGTGAGGGCAAATGCAAGCAGCCTACCTTTTGAGACACTTTATAACGTGGAGTGCAGATTTTTAGAATGAGTAGCCATATGAGATAACAACAAAGAATTGGCAAGGGAAGAATGATCAGGCTGGAAGCCTctttggtggggagggagaggaggtgggaaggatATGTAGCCCAGCCTGCGCCTTGGGGCCATCAGCCTTATTCTTGGTTTTATTCTTAATGTAGATGTTGGTTACAAAGGTGTTTGCTCTGTACACCTTTTCAGTTTTTGTATGTTTGACAGTGAAATGCACCGCCGCCGCCACCAAACACTGCTTGATGGACACACAGCTGTCCTCTGTACAACTGCCTGAGCTTTTCTGTGTCTTTGAAGTAATTCATAGTAAGGCAGGATGGTTAGAGGAGGGGAGCACATGCTCCTAGAGGTAGAGCCGTGGTGGGGAGCTGTGGGGCTAGGCACTGTAGCCAGTAGGCAGGTGCCAAGTTTCCCTCTGTCACCCCGTCCTGACATGCTGGAAGGCTGACCTAGGCCATGGCTTCAGGGCGACTAAGGGGAGCCATGCGTACTTTCCTGCTGGTCTTGGTTTGGTGATGAGTCCTATTCCCTTCTTATTCCCCCTACTGGGTCACTTCTTTGCAAAGTATTACAATTCCTGACTCCTTTGCCCCCTTGCTCTGTGAAATTCTGGGGGTACAGAATTGCACATCTCCTGAGAAGGGAGACTGGGGAGCGCCGATCTAGTCCAGGCTTTCCAGGGTGGGCCTGGATTTCTTATTTTCTGGCTCCTGGTCAACCAGGTTGATGTTTTAGGTTCCCATGGGTGTCTGGGCTGAGCTCTGGGGCCCGACATTGAGAAGCTGCGATTTCCTGGCACAGTGTCCAGGGGATAAGAATCACATAAAAGGCAGGCAACCAGAACTTGCTGGATCCAAGCGTTTCCTTCTCCAGGCTTGCTTTGACGTGTGCTCCCCAACGTGTGGACTGTGACAAGCGGCCTCAGCAACATGTTGATCTTACTAGAAAACCAatactgccctgactggggagctCATGGCTGGAGTATCGCCCTGATATGTCAaggctgagggttcaatccctggtcaagcgcacatacaagaatcaatcaatgattgcataaatacgtggaacaacagatggatgttcctgtctctctctctctccccctccctctctctctgtaagatcaataaataaaaattaaagagaaactaGTACTGCTGTGGCACTGCTACAGCAGAGGGTCGGGGAGTGGGGCCAGGCAGCTGTTTTGTTAACAAGCTTTCGAAGTGCTTCTGATACCACCTCGTTTTTGAGAACAATTTGTTCAGAAGGAATAATTAGCCTTCAGTCTTGGAAATGAGAAGAACGTGTGAGGGGTGTGGAAGTTAAAGGTGTAGAACAGGTCTGACTTACAGTCTTCGAGTTTGCTGCTAGTCATGAAGTCGTTAGCCACAGGGGGCGTCACAGGTAGACGTTGTCTAAAGGAAGAGCTTCCTGCCACTGAGGGATATCTGAGGACCTGTCCGGATTGTAGAATGGGTCTTCCGACAGGACTATTTGGCAGCACAGAAGGAAGGCTCAGCGGGTCAACCGCTGCCGCCCGGACAGCCAGTGTGATGAGCAGGGCCCAGAGGGTCAGCATCCTGGCAGCCGATATCTGCAAAGGAGGGTTTTGTCAGACACCACATTCCTAACGGACCAGAGCGCTGCCAGTGCGTTTGTACTGGATGAACTCGTGAGGTCCTAGCTCTCGGAGGAGGGTGCCATTCCCATTGCAGATATGGTAGTCTGCATAGTGTATTCACGGGACAATGTTTCAGCACGTGGCAGTCAATACTCCATAAGGGCTTCTACTGACCTCTGTTTCACCTTTGCATAAAGGTGTGTATGGGCTGGTGGCACCCTCTGAGTACAGGCCACATCCTTCCCTGAAGGGTCCCACATCCTCCTGCCAGTCTTTGACTCAAACAACCTTGGAGTGGTCTGAGTCACCATCTGGGGAACTGGACAGTTTTCAGTGATCCCGCTACAAGCATTTTCTCTCCAGTGGTGGTCGAGGTCTCTCCCTGTTTCAGGTCAGGTAATACAGAGTGGTATCTTTGTTGGTGTGAGCTTATCAAGGGCCCACTCCTTTGTGGAGTATATGCGGGTATCAGCTGCTTTAAACTCTGCACAACCCAGAGAGGGGATCCCCGTGTTAATGAGTATCACCTCATTAATTAGATGGTGAAACTTGTATAGAGAGGGCAGTTATGCTCGCCTGTGCCCATTGTCCAGCCCCCTGGTAGTTTTGCCTGGTCAGGACTAAGCCAGCCAATGAGCCATTCCCAGGCTTGGTGCCTGCCACCTCTTTGGTTATTGGGCTGTCCTGTCATTTTGCTTCAGTGTGCAGAGGCCAGAGTTATGTCTCTTTGTAACCAGCTCAGGTCTACTCTGTCCTTTTAAGGCCTGTTCTTCTGTTTGGGAAAGCACTGGCACAGTTCGATGGTGGCATTAGCCAGTTCACACTATTGCACTAGTGTTTGGCACAAAGTGGCTCCCTGTGTACGAAGTGAATGGTTGAGTTAATCAGGCCATCCACCTGCTGTGGCCCCTTCTGTGTGCAAGGCAATGTGTGGTGTGGTCCTACTGACCACTGGCCATGTGGCCCTTTTCCCTGCGCTGGGGTCGAGCAGCCATAACTGGAGTGCTTGTGTAAATGTGTGAGTCTCAGCTCCACCTCTGTTGGTTGGTATGTCCATTCATATACACTTATTGAGTACTGGTCAGGGTGCAAACATCTGTAACATATAATCCTCCCAGCAAGTCCAGGCCCTCGGTAGTGCTATTACTCCTCTTTTCAGCAAAGGTACAGAGCTGGCTTCACTCCCAGGCAGGAAAGCCCCGTTTGACTCTGAGCTCCgctgtgtgactcagtggagGTCACTTCCTTTCCTCACTGTCAGAGTCCTCCCTCCCCGTTACTCTCTCTAACACTTTGGGTGACATGGAGGCTTGTGTCTGAAGACCTTTTCCCGCAGTGAAGCAAGTAATCTCTGCAGTTCTTctctgtttggattttttttctccagacAAGTTTGATAAAATTGGGCTTGTCACCCTTTGTTCTTGCTATGGGTAGGTAGGCATTGACCACATCAAGCTGCCTGCCATTCACCAGCATCACCAAAGAGCCACTATTGCAGGAATGTTGGGAAGGACAGAATCGGAAGCCAGTAACAATCCTTCACATCAAACAAATaggctttacaaaaaaaaaatcatcaattttcattattttactaattttacgCTCATCTGTGAGACATCGGCATTTACTGTCTCAGGTGATATGTAAGTATCCGgtgaggaaaaataatacaattctgTGCCTGTGACTGAGTTGATGGCAATATTGGTAGACACTGTCTTCAGTGGGGCCCTTTGGGAATGCCGGTTACAAATCCCCATTTTCTAAAAGCAGAGGCACAGCCCGCAATTGTGGCAGCCACCGTGCTAGGCAGAGTGCTGCGTCGTTTCAGCAGGGAAGGGGCATGGCTGAGGAGATTCCAAATGCAACCCCCTGCTGTCATTCCTTGATGAATCTCCTAGGCTGGTTTCCAGCTCCAAGTTTTGACCAGTTCTTTCGTGAATTCGATTCAGGGAGTTCTTACCTTGCCCGGGGTCGATGGGTGGGTGTCGATGGGTGCACGTTTTCAGAAGCTGCCTCTCCCCGTGCTGTTGTCTCGATCTGTCGGGTGGAAACCGCATCCTGCTTTTATAGACCAGCGTCTTGGGAAAGTCATCGGACATGAAGACGTGTGCTTCAAGTGTGCTGATAAGGGTGGCGTGATACAGGCTGATTTCCAAGATCGGTACCTGCTATGGTTGTGACATTTGTCTGTGCCTCTCTGAGAAATGCTCATGGTGCCTGGAATGTTTTCAGAGGGGGCATCCTGGCCAGGTACTGTCCCCTCCCTAATTTCAGCCTTTACAGGCCTGTTGTGTCTGAGTCATGGGAGGTGGCTGAATGGCAGAGTAGAGCCGTCTGTAAGGACGCAGGCGCCCACTCACTGAGAGCCCTTTAGTAAAGGTGCCAGCACTGTGTCCATAGTTGGCACTCAGCACTGAGTGACCAATACTAGGGTAGAGACACGAGGAGAGGACTTGGGGTAGACTTTGACAGGGTATCTCCCTGTTAAGTGACATTTTGTATCAGGTGTGTACAGGAAGTGTCCAAACATGCAAATATTTGGGAATGGAGTGACGGACACACGAGGATGGGAAATGTGCAGGGCGTCTGGAGTGGGGGGATGTCAGCATGGTTGTTCCAGAATGAGCTCAGCCCACTTCCTTTCCCAGAGTGCCTCTGGGATGACAGTGAAATGTTTTCAGACGTGCGCTGccctttttatttgtgttttagaaatttCAATGTCGGTGTCGGGCTTCCTCTCCTGTGTTCCTTATTTAACAGCTCCCAAAGTTCTGGAGCccattctctgggcctcaggctttCCCCTACTGAAGAGGGCTATTCTCAGTCCTCTGTTTAGTTCCTACCACcagaattttgtcattttgtacATCCTGTGACGATCTTGCTGTGTGGTGTCATCACAGCTTTAGGAAACGATAGCCTGGGAGAGGGAGATGATTTTGACAAAGCATATGGTTAGTGTCTGCTTCTGTTCTCTTGTAGTGGGGGGTTGGTTTGGGTCCCTGCCTTCAAGCAGGCTCAGCATGTTTGCTGCCTGGACCTTCCAAGCCCACTGTGGTTCTCATACTGTGAACCACAAGTACAGTTTCAGTTGCCAAAGGCCCCACTTTGGGCTTTGCTGAAATGTCAGCTGCATAGAACAAATGGCAGTTGACCTTTTCTCAGAGAGCAGAACCAAACGTTTTCATGCGTGTTGATAAGTAGAAGACAAAACCCACTGTCCTGGGTCTTATTTTTCTTGGACATCTGAGGAAAATCAAGTGATCATGCAGGTGAAATTTGTGACACCCATTCGTGGGTGTGGTCCTTGATTTTGGTGTCGCTAATGGTTTCTCTGGACCCAAAGAATGACCCCAACTCCAGAAGTGGGGAAAGGCACATCCGGGAGGCAGCCTTTGATGGCCCTTTGGGGCTTCCTGGTTCCTTGTCTTTGTCTGTGCTGCAGCCTTAGGAGGTGGGGCAGCCATTGAATCTGCTAATCCAGGATCCACATGAAGCGGTTTCTCACAAGGTGGCTTAGCAGGCTGAGCAGCAGGGCTCCCTTGTTGGCAAACCCTAAGTGATTTGACCTTCTGGCTCTTGAAAGAGGGTCCTTTCAAGGCTGGCCAAGGCTTGGCTGGCATCCCAGTTGCTGGTGATAATGCAGGTGCCAATTCTTAATGGCCTGTGGGTGGAGATGTCACCTTTGACCTTTTTGAGCTGTGGGTGTCCTGATTCAGAGGCAACAAGATTTTGACATTTCATGGGCGTTTCTTTAGTGAATATGCACACGTGCATTTGTACTTTTATCTATGTTTATGTTATTTAGTTCCCGGGAACCCAGCCCTCTGCAGCACtgctgcctcagtctcctcctgtGGCAGAATCTTTCTTTGCTCGTAATGGGAGTTCACAGGGGCCTCATACATCGGCTGTGTGTTTCTGAGTACTCTGGCGTTGTGTGTAAAATCTGGGTCAATTTTTAGTTCCTAGGTACATATCTTTCATGAGTTTTTCAACGAGCCTTGTGTTTTATCAAAGGGGATGAATCAGAGTTTAGGAAGAGGCAGAGTTTGTGCGCATAGGCTTTGGGGCCAGACCgacgtgtgtgtgtgagtcccGGTTCAGTGTGTGACCTTAGGACAGTAACTGTATTTCCCTGgcttagtttcctcatccataaggTACTCATAATATTGTACCTATTAACAAGGTTGCCATGACAATTAAAGGAGGTGAAATTTGTTAAGCAATTACCATATGTTGGGCATATGTGAGTGATCCATAATTTGCAGTCTTCATCGTTATCTTTACTTACTATTGGGTcaggtatttttatttgttttccacttttttctcAGATTTTATACCATTTCCCTATCAATACTGTGTGCCTAGATTTTGGCAGCTATTTATACCTTTTTTACAACAAGAAAATATGGAGGTTTCGGTTATGCTTCTTTACCCGGAAACCAGATCTATTACAAGGCTTTTTACCAGAATGAAGGCTGGTATAGAGACATCTTAACCTCACTCTGAAGTTATTTTCTATTGGGGGAGAGAGTTTGTCACTTTCTATTATAGTTACCCATGCAAATATACCTCGTCATGAATGCATAAGAGGCATGAAAAGGCCCAGAATTTACTCTGAGACCCGTTTGCAGATGTCGGTGCTTTGGCTTTGTTCCCTTTCCACCCAGTGGTCTCACAGATGCCAATGTTCCGTGTTAGCCCTGGGGTCTCTGCTGTGTAAGTCATGGTACGTACGTGCCAAGAGGTGATTCTCATTCATTCCCAGAGGGGTAAGTGTCTGATGGGCACTCTGTGCTGCTTTTCCTCTGCCCGCCTGCTGTGGGCGGTCACTGGCTGCACAGTGCTGGTCGTCGGCTTCGTCTTGTGCAAATGCATCAAGTCAGCTTCATACATCACAGCAGGTGTCACCATGGTGGCATTTGCCTATTGACTCAGCCACCCTGAGTTTCACACGGAGGAGAACTCACTTTGCCCGAGTTGGAGAGCAGGGTCATGACATGAAAATCACACGGAAGCTTCAGTTCTAAGGCAGTGGTTCCAACTACCGAACCGCTGCGAATGAGCACTCAGACATGCTTCTCACCCTTACAGCAGCCCATCATCACTGTCAGCAGCAGCGGCAGGGGCAGCATCACCGTCATCACCCACATCCCCTCTTTAGCAATAAAGAGTCTGGCTCAGTGCAGCTAAGTCGCTCCTCTGcaaaagtggcagagctgggattccagcCCAGGTGTTCCTGAAACCAGAGCCGTGGCCTAGGACATGCCATTTGTCTTCTTCCACTTGTCCAGGAGGTTCTCGAGGGCTGGGGCTTGTCATCCTTGTCCTCCCTAGTGTGCAGTGAGTGTCACATAGGTGAATGCACGAACCAACGCATGAGCCGACATCTCTGAGGCTCACTTTTTCTGTGTGTCGCACGCCTGCTTCGCCTACATGGGGTTTATGAGACTCAGATAGGACAGCAGCTCTGAGTGTGTGACGTGACAGTCATATGTGAGGCAGGGAGTTCCCTCCGTCTTCAGGCCTCCATTCTCCTGTCTTCACCCCTTTTCAGAGAAGCATTGGGCAGATATATGGGCTTCAGTGTGTGGTCAGTTTGGACACCTCAGGGATAAATCCTCTGACTTCTCATGATAAAACAAACATTCTTATCCCTCCCTACCCACTTGTCAACATTATGGGGTGTCTGTCACTTTTTAGCTCTGGgttaatcttttttctcttaaaactgtatgacagccctggccggtgtggctcagttggctggagcattgtcccataggcGGAAGGGCCCcggattcgattcccagtcaggttgtGGGTCAATCCCTTGTTGGGCCATGTTTGAGAAGGCAACTGGTtgctgtttctctgtcacatcgatattcctctctcgcatcgatgtttctttcttacattgatgtttctctccttttctctctctaaaagcaatgaaaaaatgtcctcaggtgaggatacaaTATAAAGAACTGTATGACAGGATTGAGATCATGTCACTCTCTTGCTTAACACTTGTCATCCACTCGCCACTGCACACACTCGTGTTTGCCCTGGCTGTGGAGACCCTGTGTGGTTCGactcctgccttcctctgtccTCGTTCCCCAACACTCCTCGCTAATCTGTCCAGCTGTACTGACTTCCTTTAGTTTTTTGGGTATACCTACGTTAGGACCTGTCCACGCTCTCTTCTCATTGCTTGAACCCTGTCCTTCACATTTTGCCTAAATGACTCATCCCGCACGCCTCAGCTCACATACCTCCTCCCAGAGGCCTTCCCTGGTACCTCGTCTAAGTCAGGCTGCCCCCACATTAATCTTGTTTTCAGTACACTcctatagttttcctttttggccctTCTTGGAGTTCGTAGTCATGTGTCCGTTTGTTGGCTGGTTTGTTTCATGTCATCTCTTACAC encodes:
- the LOC123479635 gene encoding vomeromodulin; the protein is MLTLWALLITLAVRAAAVDPLSLPSVLPNSPVGRPILQSGQVLRYPSVAGSSSFRQRLPVTPPVANDFMTSSKLEDYLNSTLPPQIEEMLKCAEVDLAGLLGTVLETVSNLDLLSLLDLTAPLNILGGGGQSGSPDRGSSSKSSNLPLPSLSKATDAVSNLIPLAQGVLGSLLPNLAKRDPARKADSSLLSNLPLSGVLNQVSEPLSGVLNTVGELSGSTEGILKSVVPGGISDALSGLLGNINLRDLLLGLEVQKATVEDMMSAMTDDGILVQASTTVFIGGKGLVGPVISLLGFQVNGDVTLKIGISINSTQCVNLQVQDVDIKVNKVYLQLVKTVTDILPVPVPLPLHDIISQLLTVKLNENLKEAKSCDIDLSDFTECKN